The following are from one region of the Escherichia sp. E4742 genome:
- a CDS encoding DeoR/GlpR family transcriptional regulator has product MKQTQRHNGIIELVKQQGYVSTEELVEHFSVSPQTIRRDLNELAEQNLILRHHGGAALPSSSVNTPWHDRKATQTEEKERIARKVAEQIPNGSTLFIDIGTTPEAVAHALLNHSNLRIVTNNLNVANTLMVKDDFRIILAGGELRSRDGGIIGEATLDFISQFRLDFGILGISGIDSDGSLLEFDYHEVRTKRAIIENSRHVMLVVDHSKFGRNAMVNMGSISMVDAVYTDTMPPAGVMQVLTDHHIQLELC; this is encoded by the coding sequence ATGAAACAAACACAACGTCACAACGGTATTATCGAACTGGTTAAACAGCAGGGTTATGTCAGCACCGAGGAACTGGTGGAGCACTTCTCCGTCAGCCCGCAGACTATTCGTCGCGACCTCAACGAACTGGCAGAGCAAAACCTGATCCTGCGCCATCATGGCGGTGCGGCGCTGCCTTCCAGTTCGGTTAACACGCCGTGGCACGATCGTAAAGCCACCCAGACCGAAGAAAAAGAGCGCATCGCCCGTAAAGTGGCGGAGCAAATCCCCAACGGCTCGACGCTGTTTATCGATATTGGCACCACGCCGGAAGCGGTGGCGCACGCGCTGCTTAATCACAGCAATTTGCGCATTGTCACCAACAATCTCAATGTCGCTAACACGCTGATGGTGAAAGACGATTTTCGCATCATTCTCGCCGGTGGCGAATTACGCAGCCGCGATGGCGGGATAATCGGTGAAGCAACGCTCGATTTTATCTCCCAGTTCCGTCTGGACTTTGGCATTCTCGGGATCAGCGGTATTGACAGCGACGGCTCGCTGCTGGAGTTCGATTACCACGAAGTTCGCACCAAACGCGCCATTATTGAGAACTCGCGCCACGTCATGCTGGTTGTCGACCACTCGAAATTTGGCCGTAACGCAATGGTCAATATGGGCAGCATCAGCATGGTCGATGCCGTCTACACCGACACCATGCCTCCTGCGGGCGTGATGCAGGTGCTGACGGACCACCATATTCAACTGGAGCTGTGCTGA
- the malT gene encoding HTH-type transcriptional regulator MalT, with product MLIPSKLSRPVRLDHTVVRERLLAKLSGANNFRLVLITSPAGYGKTTLISQWAAGKNDLGWYSLDDGDNQQERFASYLIAAIQQATNGHCPASEVMAQKRQYASLSSLFAQLFIELAEWHQPLYLVIDDYHLITNPVIHESMRFFIRHQPENLTLVVLSRNLPQLGIANLRVRDQLLEIGSQQLAFTHQEAKQFFDCRLSSPIEAAESSRICDDVSGWATALQLIALSVRQNTHSAHKSARRLAGINASHLTDYLVDEVLDNVDLATRHFLLKSAILRSMNDALITRVTGEDNGQMRLEEIERQGLFLQRMDDTGEWFCYHPLFGNFLRQRCQWELAAELPEIHRAAAESWMAQGFPSEAIHHALAAGDALMLRDILLNHAWSLFNHSELSLLEESLKALPWDSLLENPQLVLLQAWLMQSQHRYGEVNTLLARAEHEIKDIREGTMHAEFNALRAQVAINDGNPDEAERLAKLALEELPPGWFYSRIVATSVLGEVLHCKGELTRSLALMQQTEQMARQHDVWHYALWSLIQQSEILFAQGFLQTAWETQEKAFQLINEQHLEQLPMHEFLVRIRAQLLWAWARLDEAEASARSGIEVLSSYQPQQQLQCLAMLIQCSLARGDLDNARSQLNRLENLLGNGKYHSDWISNANKVRVIYWQMTGDKAAAANWLRHTAKPEFANNHFLQGQWRNIARAQILLGEFEPAEIVLEELNENARSLRLMSDLNRNLLLLNQLYWQAGRKSDAQRVLLDALKLANRTGFISHFVIEGEAMAQQLRQLIQLNTLPELEQHRAQRILREINQHHRHKFAHFDESFVERLLNHPEVPELIRTSPLTQREWQVLGLIYSGYSNEQIAGELEVAATTIKTHIRNLYQKLGVAHRQAAVQHAQKLLKMMGYGV from the coding sequence ATGCTGATTCCGTCAAAATTAAGTCGTCCGGTTCGACTCGACCATACCGTGGTTCGTGAGCGCCTGCTGGCTAAACTTTCCGGCGCGAACAACTTCAGGCTGGTGCTGATCACAAGTCCTGCGGGCTACGGAAAGACAACGCTCATATCCCAATGGGCGGCAGGCAAAAACGATTTGGGCTGGTACTCGCTGGATGACGGCGATAACCAGCAAGAACGTTTCGCCAGCTACCTGATTGCCGCAATTCAACAGGCCACCAACGGGCATTGCCCCGCCAGTGAAGTGATGGCGCAAAAGCGGCAATATGCCAGTCTATCCTCACTTTTTGCCCAACTGTTTATCGAACTGGCAGAGTGGCACCAGCCGCTCTACCTGGTTATTGACGATTATCATCTGATCACTAACCCAGTGATTCACGAGTCAATGCGCTTCTTTATTCGTCATCAACCGGAAAATCTAACCCTGGTGGTTTTGTCGCGCAATCTTCCGCAACTGGGTATTGCCAATTTGCGTGTACGTGACCAACTGCTGGAAATTGGCAGCCAGCAACTGGCGTTTACCCACCAGGAAGCCAAGCAGTTTTTTGATTGCCGTCTGTCTTCGCCCATTGAAGCCGCTGAAAGTAGCCGGATTTGCGATGACGTATCTGGTTGGGCAACGGCTTTACAATTAATCGCCCTCTCCGTCCGACAGAATACCCACTCTGCGCACAAATCCGCACGTCGCCTGGCGGGCATTAATGCCAGCCATCTTACTGATTATCTGGTCGATGAAGTGTTGGATAACGTTGATCTGGCGACGCGCCATTTTCTACTGAAAAGTGCCATTTTACGCTCGATGAACGATGCGCTAATCACCCGCGTGACCGGTGAAGACAACGGGCAAATGCGCCTCGAAGAAATTGAGCGTCAGGGACTGTTTTTGCAACGGATGGATGATACCGGCGAGTGGTTCTGCTATCACCCGTTGTTTGGCAACTTCCTGCGCCAGCGCTGCCAGTGGGAACTGGCGGCGGAACTGCCGGAAATTCACCGTGCTGCCGCAGAAAGCTGGATGGCGCAAGGTTTTCCCAGCGAAGCTATTCATCATGCGCTGGCGGCAGGCGACGCTTTGATGTTGCGTGATATTCTGCTGAATCACGCCTGGAGTTTGTTCAACCACAGCGAACTGTCGCTGCTGGAAGAGTCGCTTAAAGCCCTGCCGTGGGACAGCCTGCTGGAAAATCCACAACTGGTGTTATTGCAAGCCTGGTTGATGCAAAGCCAACATCGCTATGGCGAAGTGAACACCCTGCTGGCGCGTGCCGAGCATGAGATCAAGGATATCAGGGAAGGTACCATGCACGCAGAATTTAACGCTCTGCGCGCTCAGGTGGCTATTAACGACGGCAATCCGGATGAAGCCGAGCGGCTGGCAAAACTGGCGCTGGAAGAACTGCCTCCGGGCTGGTTCTACAGTCGCATTGTCGCAACCTCCGTACTCGGCGAAGTGTTGCACTGCAAAGGCGAATTGACCCGTTCACTGGCGTTAATGCAGCAAACCGAACAAATGGCGCGTCAGCACGATGTCTGGCACTACGCTTTGTGGAGTCTGATTCAGCAAAGTGAAATTCTGTTTGCCCAAGGGTTCCTGCAAACTGCATGGGAAACACAGGAAAAAGCGTTCCAGTTGATAAACGAGCAGCATCTGGAACAGTTGCCGATGCATGAGTTTCTGGTGCGCATCCGTGCACAGCTGCTATGGGCCTGGGCGCGACTGGATGAAGCCGAAGCGTCGGCGCGTAGCGGGATTGAAGTCTTGTCGTCTTATCAGCCGCAGCAACAGCTTCAGTGCCTGGCAATGTTGATTCAATGCTCGTTGGCCCGTGGCGATTTAGATAATGCCCGTAGCCAGCTAAACCGTCTGGAAAACCTGCTGGGGAATGGCAAATATCACAGCGACTGGATCTCTAACGCCAACAAAGTTCGCGTAATTTACTGGCAGATGACCGGCGATAAAGCGGCTGCCGCCAACTGGCTGCGCCATACTGCGAAGCCGGAATTTGCCAATAACCACTTCCTGCAAGGTCAATGGCGTAACATCGCCCGTGCGCAAATCTTGTTGGGCGAGTTTGAACCTGCGGAAATAGTCCTCGAAGAACTGAACGAAAACGCCCGCAGTCTGCGGTTAATGAGCGACCTCAACCGTAACCTGCTTTTACTCAATCAGTTGTACTGGCAAGCCGGGCGTAAAAGCGACGCCCAGCGTGTGTTGCTGGATGCATTAAAACTGGCGAATCGCACCGGATTTATCAGCCATTTTGTTATTGAAGGCGAAGCGATGGCGCAGCAGTTACGTCAGCTGATTCAGCTCAATACGCTGCCGGAACTGGAACAGCACCGCGCGCAGCGTATTCTGCGGGAAATCAATCAACATCATCGACATAAATTCGCCCATTTCGATGAGAGTTTCGTTGAACGTCTGCTAAATCATCCGGAAGTACCAGAACTGATCCGTACCAGTCCGCTGACCCAACGCGAATGGCAGGTACTGGGGCTGATTTACTCCGGTTACAGCAACGAACAAATTGCGGGTGAACTGGAAGTGGCGGCGACCACCATCAAGACGCATATCCGTAATCTGTACCAAAAACTCGGTGTCGCCCACCGTCAGGCTGCCGTACAGCATGCACAGAAACTGTTGAAGATGATGGGGTATGGAGTGTGA
- the rtcR gene encoding DNA-binding transcriptional regulator RtcR, whose product MRKTVAFGFVGTVLDYAGRGSQRWSKWRPTLCLCQQESLVIDRLELLHDARSRSLFETLKRDITSVSPETEVVGVEIELHNPWDFEEVYACLHDFARHYAFQPDKEDYLIHITTGTHVAQICWFLLAEARYLPARLAQTSPPRKKEQPDSPGAVTIIDLDLSRYNAIASRFAEERQQTLDFLKSGIATRNPHFNSMIEQIEKVAIKSRAPILLNGPTGAGKSFLARRIFELKQARHQFSGAFVEVNCATLRGDTAMSALFGHVKGAFTGARESREGLLRSANGGMLFLDEIGELGADEQAMLLKAIEEKTFYPFGSDRQVSSDFQLIAGTVRDLRQLVAEGKFREDLYARINLWTFTLPGLRQRKEDIEPNLDYEVERHASLTGDSVRFNTEARRAWLAFATSPQATWRGNFRELSASVTRMATFADSGRITLKAVEDEINRLRYNWQESHPSALTHLLGAEAENIDLFDRMQLENVIAVCRQAKSLSTAGRQLFDISRQGKASVNDADRLRKYLARFGLTWESLQDQHSSS is encoded by the coding sequence ATGCGTAAAACAGTGGCTTTTGGCTTTGTCGGAACCGTACTGGATTATGCCGGGCGCGGTAGCCAACGCTGGTCAAAATGGCGCCCGACGCTCTGTTTATGCCAGCAAGAATCGTTGGTCATCGATCGGCTGGAATTGTTACACGACGCCCGCTCGCGCTCGCTATTTGAAACGCTTAAGCGCGATATCACCAGCGTTTCGCCAGAAACAGAAGTAGTGGGCGTTGAGATTGAACTGCATAACCCGTGGGATTTCGAAGAGGTTTACGCCTGCCTGCATGATTTCGCCCGGCATTACGCTTTTCAACCTGATAAAGAAGACTATTTAATTCACATCACCACCGGCACGCACGTGGCACAGATTTGCTGGTTTCTGTTGGCAGAAGCGCGTTATCTACCCGCCCGGCTGGCGCAGACCTCGCCTCCGCGCAAAAAAGAGCAGCCCGATAGTCCAGGCGCGGTGACGATTATCGATCTCGATTTAAGCCGTTATAACGCCATCGCCAGCCGCTTTGCCGAGGAACGCCAGCAAACGCTTGATTTTCTTAAGTCCGGCATTGCCACGCGTAACCCCCACTTCAACAGCATGATTGAGCAGATCGAAAAAGTGGCGATCAAATCCCGCGCACCGATCCTGCTTAACGGCCCGACCGGCGCAGGTAAGTCGTTTCTGGCGCGACGCATCTTCGAGTTAAAACAGGCACGGCATCAGTTTAGCGGCGCGTTTGTAGAAGTGAACTGCGCCACCCTGCGCGGCGATACCGCAATGTCTGCGCTGTTTGGTCATGTGAAAGGCGCGTTTACCGGGGCGCGGGAATCGCGGGAAGGTTTATTACGCAGCGCCAACGGCGGTATGTTGTTTCTCGATGAGATCGGCGAACTGGGCGCAGACGAACAGGCAATGCTGCTGAAAGCCATTGAAGAGAAAACCTTTTACCCGTTTGGCAGCGATCGCCAGGTGAGTAGCGATTTTCAGCTTATCGCCGGAACGGTGCGCGATTTGCGCCAGTTGGTTGCCGAAGGCAAATTTCGCGAAGACCTGTACGCGCGGATCAATCTCTGGACCTTCACCCTGCCGGGGCTGCGCCAGCGTAAGGAAGATATTGAACCTAACCTGGATTATGAAGTGGAGCGCCACGCCTCACTCACCGGCGACAGCGTGCGCTTTAACACCGAAGCGCGGCGCGCCTGGCTGGCTTTTGCGACATCGCCTCAGGCGACATGGCGCGGTAATTTTCGCGAACTTTCTGCCAGCGTTACGCGCATGGCGACATTTGCCGATAGCGGACGTATCACTCTTAAAGCCGTAGAAGATGAGATTAACCGTCTGCGCTATAACTGGCAGGAAAGTCATCCTTCGGCACTTACGCACCTGTTGGGCGCAGAGGCGGAAAACATTGATCTCTTCGACCGGATGCAACTGGAAAACGTCATTGCCGTTTGTCGCCAGGCGAAATCACTTTCCACCGCTGGTCGTCAGCTTTTTGACATTTCGCGCCAGGGCAAAGCCAGCGTCAACGACGCGGATCGGCTACGCAAATACCTGGCGCGTTTTGGTCTGACCTGGGAATCTTTGCAGGATCAGCACAGCTCCAGTTGA
- the glpG gene encoding rhomboid family intramembrane serine protease GlpG, with protein sequence MLMITSFANPRVAQAFVDYMATQGVILTIQQHNQSDVWLADESQAERVRAELARFLENPADPRYLAASWQSGHTGSGLHYRRFPFFATLRERAGPVTWVMMIACVVVFIAMQILGDQEVMLWLAWPFDPTLKFEFWRYFTHALMHFSLMHILFNLLWWWYLGGAVEKRLGSGKLIVITLISALLSGYVQQKFSGPWFGGLSGVVYALMGYVWLRGERDPQSGIYLQRGLIIFALIWIVAGWFDLFGMSMANGAHIAGLAVGLAMAFVDSLNARKRK encoded by the coding sequence ATGTTGATGATTACCTCTTTTGCTAACCCCCGCGTGGCGCAGGCGTTTGTCGATTACATGGCGACGCAGGGTGTTATCCTCACGATTCAGCAACATAACCAAAGCGATGTCTGGCTGGCGGATGAATCCCAGGCCGAACGTGTGCGGGCGGAGCTGGCGCGTTTTCTCGAAAACCCGGCAGATCCGCGTTATCTCGCCGCCAGCTGGCAGTCAGGCCATACTGGTAGTGGTCTGCACTATCGTCGCTTTCCTTTCTTTGCCACCTTGCGTGAACGTGCTGGCCCGGTAACCTGGGTGATGATGATCGCCTGCGTGGTGGTGTTTATCGCCATGCAAATTCTCGGCGATCAGGAAGTGATGTTATGGCTGGCCTGGCCATTTGATCCGACACTGAAATTTGAGTTCTGGCGCTACTTCACCCATGCGTTAATGCACTTCTCACTAATGCATATCCTCTTTAACCTGCTCTGGTGGTGGTATCTTGGCGGCGCGGTGGAAAAACGTCTCGGTAGCGGTAAGTTAATTGTCATTACGCTAATTAGCGCCCTGTTAAGCGGCTATGTGCAGCAAAAATTCAGCGGGCCGTGGTTTGGCGGGCTTTCTGGCGTGGTGTATGCGCTGATGGGCTACGTCTGGCTACGTGGCGAACGCGATCCGCAAAGTGGCATTTACCTGCAACGTGGGTTAATTATCTTTGCGCTGATCTGGATTGTCGCCGGATGGTTTGATTTGTTTGGGATGTCGATGGCGAACGGAGCACACATCGCCGGGTTAGCCGTGGGTTTAGCGATGGCTTTTGTTGATTCGCTCAATGCGCGAAAACGAAAATAA
- the glpE gene encoding thiosulfate sulfurtransferase GlpE — protein sequence MDQFECINVADAYQKLQEKEAVLVDIRDPQSFAMGHAAQAFHLTNDTLGAFMRDNDFDTPVMVMCYHGNSSKGAAQYLLQQGYDMVYSIDGGFEAWQRQFPTEVAYGA from the coding sequence ATGGATCAGTTCGAATGTATTAACGTTGCCGACGCGTACCAGAAGTTGCAGGAAAAAGAGGCGGTGCTGGTCGATATTCGCGATCCACAGAGTTTCGCAATGGGGCATGCGGCGCAGGCTTTTCATCTGACCAACGATACGCTGGGCGCGTTTATGCGTGATAACGACTTTGACACTCCGGTAATGGTGATGTGTTACCACGGTAATAGCAGCAAAGGCGCGGCGCAGTATCTGTTGCAACAGGGCTACGATATGGTCTACAGCATTGATGGCGGTTTTGAAGCCTGGCAGCGTCAGTTTCCCACAGAGGTGGCGTACGGCGCGTAA
- the rtcA gene encoding RNA 3'-terminal phosphate cyclase, with amino-acid sequence MKRMIALDGAQGEGGGQILRSALSLSMITGKPFTITGIRAGRAKPGLLRQHLTAVKAAMEICGATVEGAELGSQRLVFRPGTVRGGDYRFAIGSAGSCTLVLQTVLPALWFADGPSRVEVSGGTDNPSAPPADFIRRVLEPLLAKIGVHQQTTLLRHGFYPAGGGVVATEVLPVASFNTLQLGERGNIMRLRGEVLLAGVPRHVGEREIATLAASFSLHEQSIQSLPREQGPGNTVSLEVVSEHITERFFAVGEKRVSAEVVAAQLVKEVKRYLASPAAVGEYLADQLVLPMALAGAGEFTVAHPSCHLLTNITVVERFLPVQFSLIKTDGVTRVSVE; translated from the coding sequence ATGAAAAGGATGATTGCGCTGGATGGTGCACAGGGAGAAGGGGGCGGGCAGATCCTGCGCTCGGCGCTGAGTCTGTCGATGATAACCGGCAAGCCATTTACCATCACCGGCATTCGTGCCGGGCGGGCGAAACCGGGGCTGTTGCGCCAGCATCTGACCGCGGTAAAGGCGGCGATGGAAATTTGCGGGGCAACGGTAGAAGGCGCGGAACTGGGGTCGCAGCGTCTGGTCTTCCGGCCCGGCACCGTGCGCGGTGGCGATTACCGCTTTGCTATCGGTAGCGCCGGAAGTTGTACGCTGGTGCTGCAAACGGTGCTGCCCGCGCTGTGGTTTGCCGATGGGCCATCGCGTGTTGAAGTGAGCGGAGGCACCGATAACCCGTCGGCGCCGCCTGCGGATTTTATCCGCCGGGTGCTGGAGCCGCTGCTGGCGAAAATAGGAGTTCATCAGCAAACCACACTATTACGCCACGGTTTTTACCCCGCCGGAGGCGGTGTAGTGGCAACGGAAGTCTTGCCCGTGGCATCGTTTAACACTTTGCAACTTGGCGAGCGCGGGAACATTATGCGACTGCGTGGTGAGGTGTTATTAGCTGGCGTGCCGCGCCATGTTGGTGAGCGTGAAATCGCTACGCTGGCAGCAAGTTTTTCTCTGCATGAGCAGTCTATTCAGTCATTGCCGCGCGAGCAGGGGCCGGGTAATACCGTCTCGCTTGAGGTCGTTAGTGAACACATTACCGAGCGCTTTTTTGCCGTTGGTGAAAAACGTGTCAGTGCCGAAGTGGTAGCCGCGCAGTTGGTGAAAGAGGTGAAACGTTACCTGGCAAGCCCGGCGGCGGTGGGGGAATATCTCGCTGACCAGCTAGTGTTGCCGATGGCGCTGGCGGGCGCGGGAGAGTTTACGGTCGCCCATCCCTCATGCCATCTGCTGACCAATATCACCGTGGTGGAGCGTTTCTTGCCGGTGCAGTTTAGTCTGATAAAAACAGATGGCGTAACGCGGGTTAGCGTTGAATGA
- the glpD gene encoding glycerol-3-phosphate dehydrogenase, producing METKDLIVIGGGINGAGIAADAAGRGLSVLMLEAQDLACATSSASSKLIHGGLRYLEHYEFRLVSEALAEREVLLKMAPHIAFPMRFRLPHRPHLRPAWMIRIGLFMYDHLGKRTSLPGSTGLRFGANSVLKPEIKRGFEYSDCWVDDARLVLANAQMVVRKGGEVLTRTRATSARRENGLWIVEAEDIDTGKKYTWQARGLVNATGPWVKQFFDDGMHLPSPYGIRLIKGSHIVVPRVHTQKQAYILQNEDKRIVFVIPWMDEFSIIGTTDVEYKGDPKAVKIEESEINYLLNVYNAHFKKQLSRDDIVWTYSGVRPLCDDESDSPQAITRDYTLDIHDENGKAPLLSVFGGKLTTYRKLAEHALEKLTPYYQGIGPAWTKESVLPGGAIEGDRDDYAARLRRRYPFLTESLARHYARTYGSNSELLLGNAGAISDLGEDFGHEFYEAELKYLVDHEWVRRADDALWRRTKQGMWLNAEQQSRVSQWLVEYTQQKLSLAS from the coding sequence ATGGAAACCAAAGATCTGATTGTGATAGGTGGCGGCATCAATGGTGCTGGTATCGCGGCAGACGCCGCTGGACGCGGTTTATCCGTGCTGATGCTGGAGGCGCAGGATCTCGCTTGCGCGACCTCCTCCGCCAGTTCAAAACTCATTCACGGTGGCCTGCGCTACCTTGAACACTATGAATTCCGTCTGGTCAGCGAGGCGCTGGCCGAACGTGAAGTGCTACTGAAAATGGCGCCGCATATCGCCTTCCCGATGCGTTTTCGCTTGCCGCATCGTCCGCATCTGCGCCCCGCGTGGATGATTCGGATTGGTCTGTTTATGTACGATCATCTGGGAAAACGCACCAGCCTGCCGGGATCAACCGGTTTGCGTTTTGGCGCAAATTCAGTGTTAAAACCGGAAATTAAGCGCGGATTCGAATATTCCGACTGTTGGGTAGACGACGCCCGTCTGGTACTCGCCAACGCCCAGATGGTGGTACGTAAAGGCGGCGAAGTGCTTACCCGTACTCGCGCCACCTCTGCTCGCCGCGAAAACGGCCTGTGGATTGTGGAAGCGGAAGACATCGATACCGGCAAAAAATATACCTGGCAGGCGCGCGGTCTGGTGAACGCCACCGGCCCGTGGGTGAAACAGTTCTTCGACGACGGGATGCATCTGCCTTCACCTTATGGCATTCGCCTGATCAAAGGCAGCCATATTGTGGTGCCGCGTGTGCATACCCAGAAACAAGCCTACATTCTGCAAAACGAAGATAAACGTATTGTGTTCGTGATCCCGTGGATGGACGAGTTTTCCATCATCGGCACCACCGATGTGGAATACAAAGGCGATCCAAAAGCAGTGAAGATTGAAGAGAGTGAAATCAATTACCTGCTGAATGTGTATAACGCGCACTTTAAAAAGCAGTTAAGCCGTGACGATATTGTCTGGACCTACTCCGGCGTGCGCCCGCTGTGTGATGATGAATCCGATTCGCCGCAGGCCATTACCCGTGATTACACACTTGATATTCATGATGAAAACGGCAAAGCGCCGCTGTTGTCAGTATTTGGCGGCAAGCTGACGACCTACCGCAAACTGGCGGAACACGCGCTGGAAAAACTGACGCCGTATTATCAGGGTATTGGCCCGGCGTGGACGAAAGAGAGCGTGTTACCGGGTGGCGCCATCGAAGGCGACCGCGACGATTATGCCGCCCGCCTGCGCCGCCGTTATCCGTTCCTGACCGAATCTCTGGCACGTCATTACGCGCGCACTTACGGCAGTAACAGCGAGCTGCTGCTCGGCAACGCGGGGGCTATAAGCGACCTCGGGGAAGATTTCGGTCATGAGTTCTACGAGGCGGAGCTAAAATACCTGGTCGATCACGAATGGGTCCGCCGCGCCGACGATGCCCTGTGGCGTCGCACGAAACAAGGTATGTGGCTGAATGCGGAACAACAGTCTCGTGTGAGTCAGTGGTTGGTGGAGTATACGCAGCAGAAATTGTCGCTGGCGTCGTGA
- the rtcB gene encoding RNA-splicing ligase RtcB, with translation MNYELLTTENAPVKMWTKGVPVEVDARQQLINTAKMPFIFKHIAVMPDVHLGKGSTIGSVIPTKGAIIPAAVGVDIGCGMNALRTALTAADLPENLAELRQAIETAVPHGRSNNRSRRDKGAWENPPVNVDAKWAELEAGYQWLTQKYPRFLNTNNYKHLGTLGTGNHFIEICLDESDQVWIMLHSGSRGIGNAIGTYFIDLAQKEMQDQLETLPSRDLAYFMEGTEYFDDYLKAVAWAQLFASLNRDAMMENVVTALQSITQKTVRLPQTQAKEEINCHHNYVQKEQHFGEEIYVTRKGAVSARAGQYGIIPGSMGAKSFIVRGLGNEESFCSCSHGAGRVMSRTKAKKLFSVEDQIRATAHVECRKDAEVIDEIPMAYKDIDAVMAAQSDLVEVVYTLRQVVCVKG, from the coding sequence ATGAATTACGAATTACTGACCACTGAAAATGCCCCGGTAAAAATGTGGACCAAAGGCGTACCGGTAGAAGTCGATGCGCGTCAGCAACTTATTAATACGGCGAAGATGCCGTTTATTTTCAAACATATTGCGGTAATGCCTGATGTACACCTGGGTAAAGGTTCCACCATTGGTAGCGTGATCCCGACCAAAGGGGCGATTATTCCGGCGGCGGTGGGTGTGGATATCGGCTGCGGAATGAACGCGCTACGTACCGCGTTAACGGCAGCGGACCTGCCTGAAAACCTGGCGGAGCTGCGTCAGGCGATTGAAACTGCCGTGCCGCACGGGCGTTCCAATAATCGTAGCCGTCGTGATAAAGGCGCATGGGAAAATCCTCCTGTTAACGTCGACGCTAAATGGGCCGAGCTGGAAGCCGGTTATCAGTGGTTAACGCAAAAATATCCGCGTTTCCTGAACACCAATAATTACAAACACCTGGGAACGCTGGGAACGGGTAACCACTTTATTGAAATCTGCCTTGATGAGTCGGATCAGGTGTGGATTATGCTGCACTCCGGTTCACGCGGAATTGGTAATGCCATCGGGACTTACTTTATCGATCTGGCGCAAAAAGAGATGCAGGACCAGCTTGAAACGTTGCCGTCGCGTGATCTGGCGTACTTTATGGAAGGTACGGAATACTTTGATGATTACCTGAAAGCCGTGGCCTGGGCGCAGCTTTTTGCCAGCCTCAACCGCGATGCGATGATGGAAAACGTGGTAACGGCGTTGCAGAGCATTACGCAGAAAACGGTAAGACTGCCGCAAACTCAGGCGAAGGAAGAGATCAACTGTCACCACAACTATGTGCAAAAAGAACAACACTTTGGCGAAGAGATCTATGTGACGCGTAAAGGCGCGGTGTCTGCACGTGCCGGGCAGTATGGAATTATTCCCGGTTCGATGGGGGCGAAAAGCTTTATCGTCCGAGGACTGGGAAATGAAGAGTCATTTTGCTCATGCAGCCACGGTGCCGGACGCGTGATGAGCCGTACCAAAGCGAAAAAACTGTTTAGCGTGGAAGATCAGATTCGTGCCACCGCTCATGTGGAATGCCGTAAAGATGCCGAAGTAATCGACGAAATTCCGATGGCGTATAAAGATATTGATGCGGTGATGGCGGCACAAAGCGATTTGGTGGAAGTGGTTTACACCCTGCGTCAGGTAGTGTGCGTAAAAGGATAA